One window of Sphingobacteriales bacterium genomic DNA carries:
- a CDS encoding ketoacyl-ACP synthase III has product MMAFLTISNVTVSGLAACVPKNEVANNNYPGLSEREKNLLIKTTGIAFRRIAPPDICASDLCFVAATNLIEALNWSKKDIELLIFVSQTPDYQTPATAVILQERLGLPTSCLAFDINLGCSAYVYGLSAIAGLLSNMKGKKGLLLVGDVLSKIISETDKTTAPLFSDAGSATALSWDENSIPFFFNLQSDGTGFEAIIVKESGARNQSVLDHADPEKKPQMLLNGTEVFNFGLREVAPNVSALFNFTNHKVSEIDYFVFHQANKLMNESIKRKLQLPDEKVPSSLFKYGNTSSATIPVTMVTEMQSQLSGRSLHVLLSGFGVGLSWGSAIIRTSPMVCLPLIEL; this is encoded by the coding sequence ATTATGGCATTTCTTACAATTTCTAACGTTACCGTCTCAGGACTTGCTGCCTGTGTTCCCAAAAATGAGGTTGCCAATAATAATTACCCGGGATTGTCCGAGCGTGAAAAAAACCTGCTGATAAAAACAACCGGAATTGCCTTCCGGCGAATTGCTCCCCCTGATATTTGCGCTTCCGATTTGTGTTTTGTAGCAGCAACCAATCTTATCGAAGCATTAAACTGGAGCAAAAAAGACATAGAATTATTGATTTTCGTTTCACAAACTCCTGATTATCAGACACCCGCAACTGCCGTCATTTTACAAGAAAGGTTGGGACTGCCGACCTCATGCCTCGCTTTTGACATCAATCTGGGATGTTCCGCCTATGTTTACGGACTTTCCGCTATTGCCGGCCTGCTGTCAAATATGAAAGGTAAAAAGGGGTTGCTTTTAGTCGGAGACGTATTGAGCAAAATCATCTCCGAAACAGACAAAACCACTGCCCCTTTGTTTTCAGATGCCGGATCCGCTACTGCCTTAAGTTGGGATGAAAATTCTATCCCGTTTTTTTTTAACCTCCAAAGTGACGGAACCGGATTTGAGGCAATAATTGTAAAAGAAAGCGGAGCAAGAAATCAGTCGGTTTTAGACCATGCAGATCCGGAGAAAAAGCCTCAGATGTTATTGAACGGAACAGAAGTGTTTAATTTCGGACTTCGCGAAGTTGCTCCCAATGTTTCAGCCCTGTTTAACTTTACCAATCACAAGGTCTCGGAAATAGATTATTTTGTTTTTCATCAGGCAAACAAGCTGATGAATGAAAGCATCAAAAGAAAACTACAATTGCCGGACGAAAAAGTGCCTTCCTCGCTTTTTAAATATGGAAACACAAGCAGCGCAACTATTCCAGTAACGATGGTTACAGAAATGCAATCACAACTCAGCGGGCGTTCTCTGCATGTATTACTTTCCGGATTTGGAGTGGGTTTGTCGTGGGGTTCTGCCATTATTCGCACATCACCCATGGTTTGCCTGCCACTAATTGAACTTTAA
- a CDS encoding glycosyltransferase family 2 protein, with translation MLQLSPKPEIEYSVVVPVFNGAITVEELFSRIKQVFDELQAGFEVIFVEDCGTDDSWQKIIQLKKNFPKHIVAIQLIKNYGQHNATLCGCKYAKGNIIITIDDDLQTPPEEIKKLIQCRHQTQADVVYGSYPIKKHAIIKRIGSYIVRKTFKLGAGTHNEGSSFRLISRKVIANIILHTHNFIYIDELLQWYTSKIAATPVEHQKRKKGTSGYPLFKLIFFTLDLIINYTAIPLRLMTYGGLLFAFSFFCVGLYYIYGNMVWGFQLGFTSLITAIFFTTGIILFCLGIIGEYLRRIYMGQNQKPQYAIRTLLP, from the coding sequence ATGCTCCAACTTTCACCAAAGCCTGAAATTGAATACTCTGTGGTAGTGCCTGTATTTAACGGCGCAATCACAGTGGAGGAATTATTTTCCCGTATCAAACAAGTATTTGATGAATTGCAGGCAGGTTTTGAAGTCATTTTTGTGGAAGATTGCGGAACCGATGACAGTTGGCAAAAAATTATTCAATTGAAAAAAAACTTTCCAAAGCATATAGTCGCTATTCAGTTGATTAAAAATTACGGACAACATAACGCAACATTATGCGGATGTAAATATGCAAAGGGGAACATCATCATTACCATTGACGACGATTTGCAAACACCTCCGGAGGAAATCAAAAAACTGATTCAATGCCGGCATCAAACTCAGGCGGATGTTGTTTATGGTTCTTATCCAATTAAAAAACATGCCATTATCAAGCGAATTGGAAGCTATATTGTGCGAAAAACCTTCAAATTAGGAGCAGGAACCCACAATGAGGGCTCATCCTTCAGGCTGATAAGCCGAAAGGTGATCGCCAATATTATTCTGCATACCCATAATTTTATTTATATTGACGAGCTTCTGCAATGGTACACTTCAAAGATAGCTGCCACACCTGTTGAACACCAAAAACGCAAGAAAGGAACATCCGGTTATCCGTTGTTCAAACTGATTTTTTTTACGCTCGACCTTATAATAAATTATACTGCAATTCCACTAAGGTTAATGACTTATGGAGGTTTGTTATTTGCATTTTCATTCTTTTGTGTCGGGCTTTATTATATCTATGGAAACATGGTTTGGGGATTCCAGTTAGGTTTTACCTCATTGATTACTGCTATTTTTTTTACGACCGGCATTATTCTGTTTTGTTTGGGCATTATTGGCGAATATCTTAGAAGGATTTATATGGGACAAAATCAAAAACCTCAATACGCTATCAGAACCCTTTTGCCATGA
- a CDS encoding glycosyltransferase → MPDIFTPAIVIPAYNRPQCLQRLLDLVAQANYPNRPVTLIISIDPSPVQEVLTIAQNFNWKHGTKNIITHQHRLGLKNHILCCGSLTAEYESIILLEDDLLVSPFFYEYAIQSLSHYVKEDTIAGISLYNYQITENGYYPFAPIDDGSDVYFIRTASSWGQVWTKKQWAGFEEWLSNNPGHELNKSLYPKYLSAWSEHSWKKHFISYMIEAGLHFVFPRLSLTTNPGETGTNALTKGLFQVPLQMEKKTYRFVSPLVSKAMYDAHFEIEPDCLNQYAPHLKGYNYTVDLYGTKQKEQIQTPYVLTSKQASAAIFTYGQTMFPNVLNVIFRQEGKTIKLARTNDVQSSGLPAFKNYYRISSIAPQIFGEMQQFPSISIIIPILSTQTENLINTITSLTVQNYPNLQLIFAAYRPDITQNWFDLNILPLLLNIEHYEFIPMPEPETKPKDSMIEALNRSKGLVTGIALQPVGVFQPYSLSMLAKIFSRLGDVNWILTTRHPHEDILDNRTSLPKYRWTRERFDNARISEINASLNTGFMVWKTFLWKSVEEKYKQAPETESFNLFLCRNFFEKEDLFTVLRPMYITFPKTGDIVDENETKQNHVSSANPDKVSKPFNKQKLLGKLFKPFYLADIPYLRYLYISLNNLPKVIRHHPDTDSYYLSDY, encoded by the coding sequence ATGCCAGATATTTTTACACCTGCCATTGTAATACCGGCCTATAATCGCCCCCAATGTCTGCAACGGTTGTTGGATTTGGTCGCGCAGGCAAACTACCCCAATCGTCCCGTTACTTTAATCATCAGCATTGACCCGTCACCGGTTCAGGAAGTCCTTACCATTGCCCAAAATTTCAATTGGAAACATGGAACTAAAAACATCATCACCCATCAGCACCGGTTAGGGTTAAAAAATCATATTCTCTGCTGCGGAAGCCTGACCGCAGAATATGAAAGCATCATCCTTTTAGAAGATGACCTACTTGTTTCCCCCTTTTTTTACGAATACGCCATCCAATCTCTGTCGCACTACGTCAAAGAAGATACGATAGCTGGAATTTCGCTCTACAATTATCAGATTACCGAAAACGGATACTACCCCTTTGCTCCCATAGACGATGGAAGTGATGTCTATTTTATCCGGACAGCATCCTCATGGGGGCAGGTTTGGACAAAAAAACAATGGGCGGGTTTTGAAGAATGGCTATCAAACAACCCCGGACACGAACTGAATAAATCCTTATATCCAAAGTATTTAAGTGCTTGGTCTGAACATTCGTGGAAGAAACATTTTATATCGTACATGATCGAAGCGGGTCTGCACTTCGTGTTTCCGCGATTGTCTTTGACCACAAACCCCGGTGAAACCGGCACAAATGCCCTGACTAAAGGGCTGTTCCAGGTGCCCTTGCAAATGGAAAAAAAGACTTACCGGTTTGTGTCCCCCCTTGTTTCAAAAGCAATGTATGACGCACACTTTGAAATTGAGCCTGATTGTCTAAATCAGTATGCACCTCATTTAAAGGGGTATAATTATACCGTTGACTTGTACGGAACAAAACAAAAAGAGCAAATCCAAACCCCTTACGTGCTGACCTCAAAACAAGCGTCTGCCGCAATCTTCACCTACGGACAAACCATGTTCCCAAACGTGTTGAATGTGATTTTCAGGCAGGAAGGTAAAACCATAAAGCTCGCACGAACGAATGATGTTCAGTCATCCGGACTTCCGGCATTTAAAAACTACTACCGCATTTCTTCCATTGCCCCTCAGATTTTTGGAGAAATGCAGCAATTCCCCTCCATCAGCATAATTATTCCTATTCTTTCAACCCAAACAGAAAATCTCATCAACACAATCACCTCCTTAACCGTCCAGAACTACCCAAATCTCCAGTTAATTTTTGCGGCATACCGCCCGGACATCACCCAAAACTGGTTCGATTTAAACATCCTCCCCTTGTTGCTTAATATAGAACATTATGAGTTCATACCAATGCCCGAACCGGAAACAAAACCTAAAGATTCGATGATAGAAGCTCTTAACCGTTCTAAGGGATTAGTTACCGGAATTGCCCTGCAGCCCGTTGGGGTATTTCAACCTTATTCATTAAGTATGCTGGCGAAAATATTTTCCCGGTTAGGAGATGTAAACTGGATTTTAACAACGCGGCATCCTCATGAAGATATTCTGGACAATCGGACTTCCCTGCCCAAATACAGATGGACCCGTGAACGATTTGACAATGCCCGTATTTCTGAAATTAACGCCAGTCTGAATACCGGTTTTATGGTGTGGAAAACCTTTTTATGGAAATCAGTGGAGGAAAAATACAAACAAGCCCCTGAAACCGAATCGTTTAACCTGTTTTTATGTCGCAACTTTTTTGAAAAGGAAGATTTATTTACCGTCCTTAGACCTATGTACATCACTTTTCCAAAAACAGGGGATATAGTGGATGAAAATGAAACAAAGCAGAACCACGTATCATCAGCCAATCCGGATAAAGTTTCAAAGCCATTCAACAAACAGAAATTATTGGGGAAACTCTTCAAGCCGTTTTACCTTGCCGATATTCCTTATTTGCGCTACCTTTACATCAGTTTAAATAATTTGCCAAAGGTCATTCGGCATCATCCCGATACAGACAGCTATTATTTGAGTGATTATTAA
- a CDS encoding UDP-glucose/GDP-mannose dehydrogenase family protein, with amino-acid sequence METIALLGIGKLGLCFALNLEQAGYRVIGVDISEQYVEQINQKLLVATEPHVSEYLSQSQNFQATVHIDEALNSTAELIFIVVATPTAEDGSYNHEQIERVAEELKRKGISEKQRHLVIMCTTMPGYCDLLAAELAPFNYTLSYNPEFIAQGSIIRDQQFPDQVLIGEANPETGDKIVKVYEKICRNKPVFCRMSRLSAEICKLATNCFLTTKISFANAIGDLAIQAGAEPGKILAAIGADSRIGHKYFNYGYGYGGPCFPRDNRALNIFAENQNYPLLISRATDEVNKRHLQFQLGRMLENHEVGDEIIFDHVSYKKGSVILEESQQLALAVELAKQGRKVIVQDHPEVIRQVKALYGDLFIYE; translated from the coding sequence ATGGAAACTATCGCCCTTCTCGGAATTGGAAAACTCGGACTATGTTTTGCCCTTAACCTCGAACAGGCGGGTTATCGGGTCATCGGTGTGGATATCTCAGAACAGTATGTCGAACAGATAAACCAAAAGCTATTGGTCGCAACCGAACCGCACGTCAGCGAATACCTTTCGCAAAGCCAGAATTTTCAGGCGACCGTTCACATTGACGAGGCGTTAAACAGCACGGCCGAACTCATCTTTATCGTGGTTGCCACCCCAACCGCCGAAGATGGCAGCTATAATCACGAACAGATTGAGCGCGTCGCCGAAGAACTTAAACGCAAAGGAATTTCCGAAAAACAACGGCATCTGGTCATTATGTGTACCACCATGCCGGGATATTGCGACTTGCTTGCCGCAGAACTCGCACCGTTTAACTATACGTTGAGCTACAATCCCGAATTTATCGCACAAGGCAGCATCATTAGAGACCAGCAATTCCCGGATCAGGTCTTGATTGGCGAAGCCAACCCGGAGACAGGTGATAAAATTGTGAAGGTCTATGAAAAAATTTGCCGCAACAAACCGGTGTTTTGCAGAATGAGCCGGTTGAGTGCGGAAATTTGCAAATTAGCAACCAATTGTTTTTTGACCACCAAGATTTCATTTGCCAATGCCATCGGCGATTTAGCCATTCAGGCCGGTGCAGAACCCGGTAAAATCCTCGCCGCCATCGGCGCAGACAGCAGGATTGGGCATAAATATTTCAATTATGGATATGGTTACGGAGGCCCGTGTTTTCCAAGAGACAACCGCGCGTTGAACATTTTTGCAGAAAATCAGAACTACCCCCTTTTAATCAGCCGCGCAACAGACGAGGTCAATAAACGCCATCTTCAGTTTCAGCTTGGGCGTATGCTCGAAAATCACGAGGTCGGAGACGAAATCATTTTTGACCATGTCAGCTACAAAAAAGGCTCGGTCATTCTCGAAGAATCCCAACAATTAGCTTTAGCGGTTGAGTTGGCAAAACAAGGCAGAAAAGTCATCGTGCAAGATCATCCGGAGGTAATCAGACAGGTAAAAGCCCTGTACGGCGATTTGTTTATCTATGAATAA
- a CDS encoding SDR family oxidoreductase codes for MNPFSLSEKTILITGASSGIGKQTALTLSGLGAKLIITGKNEARLKECFSQLDENQHRHFCADLTDLNQLSALTEQLPPLNGLVYCAGIWKSTPIKFLQTETTLELFQLNFMAAQALVSNLLRQKKILPGASIVFVTSIAAQFPYKGSAAYAASKAALESFSKTLSLEVAHQKIRSNCIAPAMVQTPMYEQTKEKLSGKLMHQHTNQYPLGTGKPVNIANAIAFLLSDASEWMTGTTLQMDGGLNVGS; via the coding sequence ATGAACCCGTTCAGTTTGTCCGAAAAAACCATTTTGATTACCGGAGCCTCATCGGGAATTGGAAAACAAACAGCGCTCACACTGTCGGGATTAGGTGCAAAACTTATTATCACCGGAAAAAACGAAGCCCGCTTAAAAGAATGTTTCTCCCAATTGGACGAGAACCAACACCGGCACTTTTGTGCAGATTTGACAGACTTAAACCAGTTATCAGCCCTCACAGAACAGTTGCCCCCATTAAATGGATTGGTTTATTGTGCCGGAATATGGAAATCCACACCCATCAAGTTTTTACAAACCGAAACAACATTAGAATTGTTTCAACTCAATTTTATGGCTGCTCAGGCTTTGGTCAGTAATTTATTGCGGCAAAAAAAAATACTTCCCGGCGCATCCATCGTGTTTGTTACCTCAATTGCCGCTCAGTTTCCCTATAAAGGTAGTGCAGCTTATGCTGCTTCAAAAGCAGCGTTGGAATCATTCAGCAAAACCTTATCCTTAGAAGTAGCTCATCAGAAAATAAGGTCAAATTGTATAGCACCCGCGATGGTTCAAACCCCCATGTATGAACAGACAAAAGAAAAACTATCCGGCAAATTGATGCACCAACACACAAATCAATACCCGCTTGGAACGGGAAAGCCGGTAAATATAGCCAACGCCATTGCCTTTTTACTGTCGGATGCTTCAGAATGGATGACCGGCACCACATTACAAATGGATGGCGGTTTAAATGTAGGTTCATAA
- a CDS encoding GNAT family N-acetyltransferase yields the protein MNWTQYGIKLSLIQETDIELIRNWRNNPAINRYMEYRNFITAEMQAEWFLNINNIQNFFFIIEHNEQKVGLISTSKINIQTKTAECGIFIWHEQSVGSHVPVFAVLAMLNFVFYFLPVNTTCIKVHRENFKARRYNEALGYQPLTKTGIGENLFLHYELTKENYLLNTENLRKLGGKKVGNQAILNIGKNQHGIYLLQRLNETSLQQEIPFSLIVETDC from the coding sequence ATGAATTGGACTCAATATGGCATTAAGTTGTCCCTAATTCAAGAAACAGATATTGAACTGATTCGTAATTGGCGAAATAACCCGGCAATAAACCGGTATATGGAATACCGGAATTTTATTACTGCTGAAATGCAGGCTGAATGGTTTTTAAACATCAATAACATTCAAAACTTTTTCTTTATCATTGAACATAATGAGCAAAAAGTCGGACTAATTAGTACCTCAAAAATTAACATACAAACGAAAACGGCAGAGTGTGGAATTTTTATTTGGCATGAGCAATCTGTCGGAAGTCATGTGCCGGTTTTTGCAGTTCTGGCAATGCTGAATTTTGTCTTTTACTTCCTTCCTGTAAACACGACCTGCATTAAAGTACATCGGGAAAATTTCAAAGCAAGGCGATACAATGAAGCGCTTGGGTATCAACCCTTAACCAAAACCGGTATTGGTGAAAACTTATTTCTTCATTATGAATTGACGAAAGAAAACTATCTGTTGAATACAGAGAACCTTAGAAAACTTGGGGGAAAAAAGGTTGGTAATCAGGCTATTCTAAATATCGGAAAAAATCAACACGGCATTTATCTCCTTCAACGGCTAAACGAAACCTCCCTTCAACAAGAAATTCCTTTTTCGTTAATTGTGGAAACCGATTGCTAA
- a CDS encoding acyl carrier protein has protein sequence MDLNHFLQKFSEQFDLTDASQILPETEFKQLEEWSSMHALLVIALIDEEFDVPFSGEDLQNCVTVSDIYRTILDRITLSSK, from the coding sequence ATGGATCTCAATCATTTTCTGCAAAAGTTCAGCGAGCAATTTGACCTGACAGATGCCTCCCAAATCCTGCCCGAAACCGAGTTTAAACAATTGGAAGAATGGAGTTCGATGCACGCCCTTTTGGTAATAGCGCTGATAGACGAGGAATTTGATGTTCCGTTTTCGGGTGAAGACCTGCAGAATTGTGTAACGGTATCAGATATTTACCGCACAATTCTCGATCGGATTACCTTGAGCAGCAAATAA
- a CDS encoding GHKL domain-containing protein translates to MEDKALLKSLVDGNYTETDIKALFDKPYSILLYKKEQLIFWSNNEIIPEEKYWFEQYTDGVNFVKLANAYYQLIIRKHSGNHSELQGVSIIALLPIKYTYNGKNPSLLNSYNPALNIPENIVFSEHQNKDWEVIGKNGLNRSLYINFQKSLINKFINWWAVAFQVLGIVLLLVAIQLIAIILINSYDPLLSYIFFGISVFVVWILVFLLDLPATLENLPVFNTSVVGETIFKGTLGDLCITLLFLAWFLSFFYHYRIKAKTQDQSLHLRLFKFTVALIGTFAAVRMAAYLFHLIIMNFDISLDFSYLFKFEQPTLLAMLCVVLYFVSFFYFLQLIGIFLLNLKIPLKFQLLILGIFLFFTGFYLLFFSFEIELIPVLIGFVAFMVAYPYIVIEFPPIIATDKAVFWLAALTLFASALIYIHTLNHEIEKRKAFARVKAIQKDMVFEAYIDNIATTLTEDIEIQKYYKGQALTKQDEFKTYIISRYLDEFSQKYEVQNVLAFNIEGKPIDRQNNLFLLEAFNKKIGFNSINTNNSYLYLVPNEINGYNYLLKLPIFDTNEIMTLPAPIGYLVIELEPKTGRQESVYPEIFTNDTLSEPKGTEEYNYAIYQNNQLESYRGSYIYRMHQPNKLLRYEGGIDTTFTENNFSHLLYWAPNQSLFSSETESITKIPVKMVIVSKPVNTLYSFLSLASYLFIASIVLLLATIIFKAIFNINNGRTDFQNLFFSSLQKRIYLSILVTNILAFIIVGIVTLSNFYNRSNEKHSEQLTRKLNEALATIENLVEKIKNQKNTEYKFNILESDSLSPIPVMKDSILFDKSEMSEILKDVSKIYDIDINLYDKSGTLITSSLIKIFNNGYVSKLMHPIAWHWLAVKKSNQFIQTEKFGKLNYQSGYIPVKNEEGLENIAFLNLPYYARQKALNRELTGFMTTLINIYFLFFLIGIILAYFIALNITNPLKMISDKLKGVKLGEENEMLDWPHDDAVGELVSQYNQTIQELVKNVRLLAAQERQIAWQEMAQQIAHEIKNCLTPMKLSLQLLQRAINDQKPNIAEHSLRTSKTLVEQIDALSQIATEFSDFAKLPEANIQRFNLNEVALNSIELYKNNNEVEINSNLTGAPYFVFADRSQMLRVFNNLIKNAIQSIPDERKGIITINFLPASNQYLTISIQDNGKGISEELRDKIFLPNFTTRITGMGLGLAMVKKIIEEAGGKIWFHSEPDKGTTFYFQLLMTMPDSENDFDKTES, encoded by the coding sequence TTGGAAGATAAAGCACTGTTAAAGAGCCTGGTTGATGGAAACTATACTGAAACCGACATAAAAGCACTTTTCGACAAACCTTATAGCATTTTGCTTTATAAAAAAGAGCAATTGATTTTTTGGAGCAACAATGAAATCATTCCGGAGGAAAAATATTGGTTCGAACAATATACAGACGGTGTAAATTTTGTAAAACTTGCAAATGCGTATTACCAACTGATTATAAGGAAACATTCCGGAAATCATTCAGAACTACAGGGAGTTTCTATCATTGCACTTTTACCCATAAAATATACGTACAACGGGAAAAATCCCAGCCTTTTAAATTCTTACAACCCTGCACTGAACATCCCTGAAAATATTGTATTCAGTGAACATCAAAACAAAGATTGGGAAGTCATAGGTAAAAATGGTCTGAACAGATCTTTGTATATTAATTTTCAAAAGTCTTTAATAAATAAATTTATAAACTGGTGGGCGGTTGCCTTTCAAGTTTTAGGAATTGTATTATTGTTAGTGGCGATTCAATTAATCGCAATCATTTTGATAAATAGTTATGACCCTTTATTGAGCTATATTTTTTTTGGTATATCTGTATTCGTTGTTTGGATTTTGGTTTTCTTGTTGGATTTGCCTGCAACACTCGAAAATTTACCGGTATTCAACACCTCTGTTGTTGGGGAGACAATTTTTAAAGGAACTTTGGGTGATTTATGCATAACTTTATTGTTTTTAGCCTGGTTTTTAAGTTTCTTTTACCATTATCGAATTAAAGCAAAAACCCAGGACCAATCTCTGCATCTACGCCTGTTCAAATTTACAGTTGCATTAATTGGAACTTTTGCTGCAGTAAGAATGGCTGCATATTTGTTTCATTTAATCATAATGAATTTTGACATTTCCTTAGATTTTTCCTATTTATTCAAATTTGAGCAGCCTACGTTGCTGGCCATGCTTTGTGTTGTCTTGTATTTTGTATCTTTTTTTTATTTTTTACAACTGATTGGTATTTTTCTGTTGAACCTTAAAATTCCGCTCAAATTTCAACTGCTGATTTTGGGCATTTTCCTTTTTTTTACAGGCTTCTATCTTCTGTTCTTCTCTTTTGAAATTGAACTGATACCAGTTCTTATAGGCTTTGTGGCTTTTATGGTGGCATATCCATATATTGTTATAGAATTTCCACCGATAATAGCTACCGATAAGGCAGTATTTTGGCTGGCTGCCCTGACTTTATTCGCCTCAGCCTTAATTTATATTCATACTCTAAATCATGAAATTGAAAAAAGAAAAGCATTTGCAAGGGTTAAGGCTATACAGAAAGATATGGTGTTCGAAGCATATATAGATAATATAGCAACCACTTTGACCGAAGATATTGAAATTCAAAAATATTATAAAGGTCAAGCTCTAACTAAGCAAGATGAGTTCAAAACTTATATAATTAGCAGGTATTTAGACGAATTTTCACAAAAATATGAAGTCCAGAATGTGTTAGCATTTAATATTGAAGGCAAACCTATTGACCGGCAAAACAATTTGTTTTTGTTAGAAGCCTTTAACAAAAAGATAGGATTCAACAGTATCAATACCAATAACAGTTATTTGTATCTGGTGCCTAATGAGATAAACGGCTACAACTATTTGTTGAAATTGCCAATTTTTGATACCAATGAAATAATGACTCTTCCAGCTCCAATTGGATATTTGGTTATTGAATTAGAACCTAAAACAGGGCGGCAAGAAAGTGTGTATCCGGAGATATTTACCAATGATACTTTATCGGAACCCAAAGGAACAGAAGAATATAACTATGCAATTTATCAAAACAATCAGTTGGAAAGTTATCGCGGCAGTTATATATATAGAATGCATCAACCAAATAAGTTATTGCGATATGAAGGCGGTATAGATACTACATTTACAGAAAACAATTTTTCACATTTATTATATTGGGCACCCAATCAAAGCCTGTTCTCTTCAGAAACTGAAAGCATAACAAAAATACCGGTAAAAATGGTGATTGTTTCAAAACCGGTTAACACGCTCTATTCCTTTTTGTCGTTGGCTTCCTATTTATTTATAGCTTCCATAGTATTGCTGCTTGCAACTATAATTTTTAAAGCTATTTTCAATATCAACAACGGCAGAACTGATTTTCAAAATTTGTTTTTTTCCTCACTTCAAAAACGCATTTATTTAAGTATTTTAGTCACAAACATACTGGCATTCATAATTGTAGGTATTGTTACGCTATCTAATTTCTATAATCGGTCTAATGAAAAACATAGCGAACAACTGACACGCAAATTAAACGAAGCACTTGCTACAATTGAAAACTTAGTTGAAAAAATTAAGAACCAAAAAAACACAGAGTATAAATTTAATATCTTAGAAAGTGACTCACTTAGCCCAATCCCTGTCATGAAAGATTCTATCCTGTTTGATAAATCAGAAATGTCTGAGATTTTAAAAGATGTATCAAAAATATATGACATTGACATTAATCTGTACGACAAATCCGGAACATTGATTACTTCTTCTTTGATAAAGATATTTAATAATGGTTATGTATCTAAACTGATGCACCCGATAGCGTGGCATTGGTTGGCTGTAAAAAAAAGCAATCAATTTATTCAAACTGAAAAGTTTGGAAAACTTAACTATCAATCAGGATATATTCCGGTTAAAAATGAGGAAGGCTTGGAAAATATTGCTTTTTTGAATTTACCATATTATGCGAGACAAAAAGCGTTAAATCGCGAATTAACCGGTTTTATGACAACCCTCATCAATATTTATTTTTTGTTTTTTTTGATAGGGATAATTTTGGCTTATTTTATTGCGCTTAACATAACCAATCCCTTAAAAATGATCAGCGATAAATTGAAAGGAGTGAAGTTAGGAGAAGAAAATGAAATGTTGGATTGGCCGCATGATGATGCTGTAGGAGAATTGGTTTCACAATACAATCAAACCATTCAGGAGTTGGTGAAAAATGTCAGGCTTCTTGCAGCACAGGAAAGACAGATAGCATGGCAGGAGATGGCACAACAAATTGCACATGAAATCAAAAACTGTCTGACTCCCATGAAGCTCAGTTTGCAGTTACTTCAAAGGGCAATCAATGATCAAAAACCAAATATTGCTGAACATTCGCTAAGGACTTCCAAAACCTTAGTGGAGCAAATAGACGCATTATCTCAAATTGCCACCGAATTTTCTGATTTTGCAAAATTACCCGAAGCCAATATCCAAAGATTTAATCTCAATGAAGTGGCCCTGAATTCAATAGAACTTTATAAGAATAACAACGAGGTAGAGATAAACTCAAATTTAACCGGAGCTCCTTATTTTGTTTTTGCTGATCGAAGCCAAATGCTGCGAGTCTTCAATAACTTAATTAAAAATGCAATTCAGTCAATACCGGATGAAAGGAAAGGCATCATAACGATTAACTTTTTGCCTGCATCAAATCAATATCTGACTATATCAATTCAAGACAATGGAAAAGGAATAAGCGAAGAATTGAGGGATAAAATCTTTTTACCAAACTTTACCACACGAATTACTGGTATGGGACTTGGATTAGCAATGGTTAAAAAAATTATTGAGGAAGCCGGAGGGAAAATATGGTTTCATTCGGAACCCGATAAAGGTACCACTTTCTACTTTCAACTTCTTATGACAATGCCAGATTCTGAAAATGATTTTGATAAAACCGAAAGCTAA